The stretch of DNA TCTTGATTCAGACTGCAACCCCGTTGCTGCTGGTGCCAATCCTCACGTCCGGGTTCCGCACCGTCTTGAGCCACATCCCGGCGAGCACCCGCGACGAGAGCAGGGTTCACAATATCGCTCGAAATTTCGCGGTATACCCGATATTTCGGTTTTATCGGCGGGGTCcgatattttttttaccggccgaaattgattttttgaatatttgtttcactaaaaaataaatttaaaaataaacataaaaaataaaaaataaaaataaaaataaaaaatcccgaTATTCCCGATATTTCGCCTATATCGGTGATggccgatttttttttcataccgGAATTAAAAACCCTGGACGAGAGGCTCCACACGACGTCGGGCCGCTGCACCCTCGCCTgcgccgtcggcgtcgccgcCCTCCTTCCGACGCGGGCCGGCCCGTGCGCGAGCATCCACTGCATCGCCGTCAGCTTCTGCCTCTCCGCGCCCCAGCTCGCCGCGCTCCCGCCGGCACCCGACGGGGCCCGCCTCACCTGCACGCCGCCGACGTGCAGGCTCCGCACCTTGAACCTCCCGGCGCtgtgccccgccgcgcccagcagCCTCGCCGACTGTATGACGGCGACCATCGGCGCGCCCACCGCCTCGTACCGCCGCGACGGGTCGCGCACCTGGATGGCCGCCACCAGCGTGACGCGCCCgtccgagccgccgccggaccaCTCGTCCGAGGGCACCAGCGCGTCGAACACGCTCGCgtcccccgcggccgccgccacctcgaacGGCGCGTCCTCGTCGGCCACCTCGGCCTGGACCGCGAGCGCGTCCACGGCCATGGCCTCCAGCTTCTGCAGGGAGAAGGCGAGCACCTCCTCCAGCGTCTCCGGGTCGTCGCCCGCACTCCAGATGCCCGTGGCGACGCGCTCGCTCCGGCCCACGGACAAGGCCGTCGCGAGCTTCCGGACGACCTGCACGGATCGCGCCGCGCTCGAGGTCGCGCCCTGATCGGTGCGCCGCCCGCCGATGACCGCCTCCGCGATGCCCTCGAAACCCACCTGCTCGGGCGTCTTCCCCGTGATATCATCCATGCCGCCCAGCGACGCCAGCCTGCCGCGcacctcgtcggcgccgcccgccgccgccatcttttGGAGGACGTCGAACCCGGTCGTCGCCAGGGAACTCGGCAGCACGAACGGCCTCGACACCTGCATGGCGAGCTTCGGGGGCCCATCCCTGCTCGCCAGTGGCAAGTCGAACGGGTTCATAGACACCAGGAACCCACCGTCACGCGTCTGCACGGCAGGCCCGATGGCCCGCCCCAAATCCGGCACCACGAGCGGAGGCCCCGCCGTCCTTGGCGACGGTGACTGACTTCTTGGCGTCGTCACGGGCTGCCTGAGCCTGCTGTTCTTGTCAATCTCCACCTGAAGCTTCCTAAGGAACTCCACAGTCACCATCTCTTCATCTGCTTccagttgctgctgctgctgctgctgatccaCCGCCTTGGGTGACATCCCGTTGGTCATCAACGCCTCGATGGCCTCGATCTGCTCGGCAATGGAGTCGAGCTCCCGCAGCACGTCGCGGTGAGCCTGGTAGTGGACGACTTCTTTGACCGTTTCAACGCCCTTGTCCACGACCTCGTACTCCGGGAGACTGCACATGTCCCCGGCGTCGGCGGTGGAAGCGGAaacctcgtcgtcgccggcgggctTTCGAGACGTCACAGGATCTCCATTCTCGTCGATGCGGAGTCTTTCGAGAAGCTGCTTGTAAGCCCTCATGGATGGTGAGATGGAAGCGTCGGGCGGCGAAAGCTTGGGCTTGGGCCTGCTTGAAATACTGAAGGAATTCTTGCTGTGAGCCCTCGCGCGAGAGGGTGCCGGGAACACGTCCGCCGCCGTGGTCTCCGACGCCGCTTGCGCGTAGAGGCTGAGCCCCGCGTCGTCCATGAGCTGAAACCCCAGCTTGAGCAGCAGCTCCCCGCCGGCCGCTTTGCCGGAGAGCGCGAACGTCCTGTCGACCCACCTGGTGCGGCGTCCCTCGGAGGTGGCCCTGGCGACGGAGTCGAGCACGAGAGAGCTGACGTCGACGGTGTGCGCGCCGAGCAGGCTGGCCGCGCCCCGGgcctcgacggcgacgacggaTACGACGAACCTCCGCGGCTCGAGCTTGAGCGGCTTCCccgtgcccgcgccgccggtgaAGAAGAGGTTGCACCTGACGAAGAGCGTCTCGTCCAggtccgcagcgccgccgcgcacccggCACGGGACGGTCTGCACCGCCGAGCCGTCCCGGGCCTCCGCCTTGCGCACGGTGACGGCGAGGCGGAGCCCCTCCATGGAGCCCGGCAGGCCGCGGACGGCGTCGGCCTCGACCGAGAACAGGCACGCCGCGCGGCGCTTCCCGAGGTGCGCCAGCGCGCGCACCGGCCGCCAGCTCTGccacgccgacgccggcgccgctcctccacccTTGCCACCCCCCGCGCCGGACGCGGAGCTCCAAGAGTCAGAGGCCGAGGCCGGGGCCCTAGAGCGCCAGAGCgagagggaggcgcggcgggacGACTGCGTCCGGCGATCGTCCCGCCCCGGTCCGTCGACGATGCGCGGGCCGTCGTCCCgcgccccggcggcggagcgcacGATGGCCAGcgacgcggcgcggcggtggaggtcgcTCGGCCCGTCGAGGTAGTCGCTGAGGCTGGTGCCGTAGCTCGCCGGGCGAGGAGCCACCTCGCCGCCCGATCCGGCCATGTGGGAGCACCCCGCACGGTGGGTCACACTCGCTTGTACGTACGCTGTCTGCTCGGGGGAACTCGTGGCGCGCGCTATCTAACTAGCTAGTAGCTCCTACGTCCTGGCGGCCTCCCCACTCCCCAGCAATAGCTTTTAGCGCTGCCGTGTTGGCGCGAACGCGGGTTGAAAACGGAGAGCCTACCAACCACCTAGCGCACCACTAGTCCACGGCCCCGCCGACCGGGGACTCACTCTCGAAATCCGACGGCTCCGGCTGCGCCCGCCCCCGCGTCGTTGGTCCGATCGACGGCTCGCGAAGGCGCCATGCCCCTCCGCGGCCGTCCGATGGCTGCGGCTTTATccacggcggcggaggtcgaagACGACGGGACGAGAGGGTGTCGGTGTGGCCACAGCCACACCGCACGTCACGCGCGCGCACGGCGAGCGGGTGATGGAATTGAAGCCACGAGGATTTGGTGCCTGGTCTGACGGCCACGGACTCTCTCGCCGGCCCGGGCTTCCTGTGACCGACCGGGCCGATCGACCGGGCCCGACGGACCCTGGGGGGCGAAGCAAAGTTGATGTGATCCGGCGTTAAATGCGGGAGGGGAGAAATGACGCcggggaagaggaggaagaagccgccgccgcccgggtgTGGTTTTCTTGGCTGCGTGTAGGCGGTTCTTGCCGCGAGGAGAACCATTGGGATGGGAACGGTGAGCGTGTCGTCTTGGCGTAACCCTTGGCGTCGCGGTCACGCACGGCACGCGCTCTCTCCCTTTTCCGGCGCCCGGCTCCCGCCCACACCACACACGCCGGCGTCCGATCATCCCCAGTCACAAGAACCTCCCGGAAGGCCGGAATCACACGCAGCGGGCGGAAAGCGAACCCCCCGATGAGGCCGCGACCGCGCCCACGATTTCATCTCCGTTGCCGTTGGCTGGCAGAGAGCAGACCCAGCAGAGCGGTGATCGAGCAGCAGGGCGCGTGCTCGGCTCGGCGACAGCCTGCCTCGCCCACTTTCAAACTCCGGCGACTCcccagccgccggccggccgcaacGGCGGGCGCCACGGCCATCCAGGTTAGTGACGGCCCGACGCCTCGCGCCCTCGCTTTGCCGCGCCGAGTTCCACTTCCACCCCGACCGGCTCACGTCACCGTGACCCTGCCATAGGATCACGGCCACCCACCGAGTACTCTGTTGGAACGTGGCATGTAATCATTCCTACAGAATTCAGAAACGATCCGGTCAAACCAGTTCACTCAGACTCAGTTAGGCCAAATCACCCAACTGCCCAGACAACTGCCGATACTAGCTCACTTCACCACCCCTGGTTATTGGTTAACCTCCAGAGTTCAGAATGGCTTGCAGATTACCTCAGGTTGGTGGATTCAGACATGGCTGGAGCCTGGAGAGATGTAAACCTTGCTGATTACTTCCTCCTAGCAAAGAAGCAGCAGGACGCATTTCTTATATACTATTAAATCTATTATTAGATAGCAGGGTAGCAACCAAACAAACCAATCACTGATACATATATGACGACCACAGATTTGTTCTCATAGAACACACGCCTATACTACTACCAGTATGTTATAGACATTATTAGCCAGTCTTTGACCACTGCCCCACTATTCAGACTGTGTTCTCTTCTCCTGGATTCACAGAGCTTTGCCAAAGGGTAGTGAGGAACCCCATGACGAGCTGAAGAGAGCGGTATCTTTGCGCAGCAGAAAATCAGTAAACTTCAGGTGCCTCCCTCAGGGGTACATTCAAGCTGCTTTCCATTGTTTGCCACCAAAGTCCAGAGTTGTTGCTTTGCATCATTGTGGCAAACTCAGAATAGTTGGTCTGGCCATCCTGAAAATTTACAGAAAGAGAAGTTTACACACCAGATTTTTCACCAGGGATAATTTTTCTCCCTCCATGCTATTTTTTTCTGCACCTATTGTTCTGATCTTTGACAAGACAAGTGCCTTAAttagatatgaattaaccatatGTATCAAAAGAACAGGATAGCTCTTTTTCCTTACAACACTACGAAGGCGCATGTTAGCACACATTTCTTTAGAAAATGGAAAAGAGGACATCTTGGTGTTGGTGTTAGGACTGCAAACTGTAAAAGTATCATGCATGACCTTGTGCTTTTTCTTCTCTTATCACCTAAGGCAGTTCTGAAAGTGAAATAATTTAGGACACCAATGCACTTTTGTCAAACATGAAAAACAGAATAATTTTCCAAAAAACCCTAGATCAGTCTATTGCATACACTTCTTAAAAATCACCGAACTCATACAGCTTTGTAAGAAATCAGAAGGTAGACTTACATTGTTTTGATTAACCTCCAAAATTATGTCTTCAAGGAAAGCATCTTCCATGTTTTGTTCCACTTGAGGCTTTTGAAGCTTGTCGACGGTGATAAACCACTTCCATCTTTGTCAAAGTATGTAAAGGCAGGCATCAAGTGTTCTTTGTGTTCTATTTTACCAAGGGGTACTGTGGCAGCAATAAACTCCTCCCAATGGATACTGATGGTGTTGTTGCTATCAGGCTGAAGTATAATTCTTATAAGTTAAATAGATAAAAGCATCTCTACAAGGTTGATAGTATTTTAATAAAAATCCAAACTACACTGTATTGCaatgatactccctccgtttttaaatatatgatgTTTAGAAAAGCTAATTAGTGAACTAAAAAGACATGCTTCATTGCTTCTTCCAATGAGTCCATGGGTCAACAGAGTCCTCAGCCCATGAGCTTAGTAGAGTGAAGTGACGAAGACAGGAATTTGCTACCTCATTTGTGTTTGGAAGGACCAATTCAGTAGAATGTTCAACAGCATGATAGTACTAGTATTGCATATATGATGTCTAACTTATATAATTCTTCCCACTAGCACTTGGAAACACTATTGCAAGTTTTAAAAATGATACGACGTATGTTCCCATATATTGCTACTTTGCTAGTACTTCATGCAGTAGCTACTTACCGCATCCATTAAACCATTGATTTCAGTACGCTTAAACACTGAGCAGCATCTTCTCAACCCTTCTTTAAGCTCACCCAAACTAATCATGCCTCTGTTTTCGGTGTCCATTGCCTTGAACATTTCTCTTAACCTAGCAGTCTCCTGCTCTGAAAGATGCTCACCAATAACCTGAATGCAAAGCAACTGGAAAGATTAGAAACATTTTAGAAAACAAATGAAACTTGATAGTGTATCGCCATCCTAATACAAGCTATGAAACTACATTATATCTGAATCAACCAAAAAATGACATCTCAGAATGGTGAAGTGATCTGATCGATTACTTTCTGAGCTTTGAAGCATCAACGTAACACATACATTACTTACAATATTTGCACGGACAGACAATAATCatgtcagatatatgaatgaaTAGTAGAATAACAAAAGGTTTAGGACACCAGGTAGAGAATTCTGAATTCAAGAAAATTGATCTGCGCATGATTTACACCAATTAGGTTGATTTTAACCTTTCATAGCAGGTATGAATACTAGTGAAACTTTTATTATGTCATAACAAGGATCGCCAAAGGATGCTAGCCCAGTTGGTTAGTCactccggcggcacccctcaggtcctgagttcgactcctcgtgtgagcgaatttcaggctgagggtaaaaaaatcccctcgctggacccgtgtgccaaagcactggttgtgagacggcccaggtcggcctgaggacccttacatggcccaggcacagtTCCCAGGGGTTACGTCTCCCAGTGTCAGGACGGGGCC from Panicum virgatum strain AP13 chromosome 9K, P.virgatum_v5, whole genome shotgun sequence encodes:
- the LOC120651834 gene encoding protein PLASTID MOVEMENT IMPAIRED 1-like isoform X1, which encodes MAGSGGEVAPRPASYGTSLSDYLDGPSDLHRRAASLAIVRSAAGARDDGPRIVDGPGRDDRRTQSSRRASLSLWRSRAPASASDSWSSASGAGGGKGGGAAPASAWQSWRPVRALAHLGKRRAACLFSVEADAVRGLPGSMEGLRLAVTVRKAEARDGSAVQTVPCRVRGGAADLDETLFVRCNLFFTGGAGTGKPLKLEPRRFVVSVVAVEARGAASLLGAHTVDVSSLVLDSVARATSEGRRTRWVDRTFALSGKAAGGELLLKLGFQLMDDAGLSLYAQAASETTAADVFPAPSRARAHSKNSFSISSRPKPKLSPPDASISPSMRAYKQLLERLRIDENGDPVTSRKPAGDDEVSASTADAGDMCSLPEYEVVDKGVETVKEVVHYQAHRDVLRELDSIAEQIEAIEALMTNGMSPKAVDQQQQQQQLEADEEMVTVEFLRKLQVEIDKNSRLRQPVTTPRSQSPSPRTAGPPLVVPDLGRAIGPAVQTRDGGFLVSMNPFDLPLASRDGPPKLAMQVSRPFVLPSSLATTGFDVLQKMAAAGGADEVRGRLASLGGMDDITGKTPEQVGFEGIAEAVIGGRRTDQGATSSAARSVQVVRKLATALSVGRSERVATGIWSAGDDPETLEEVLAFSLQKLEAMAVDALAVQAEVADEDAPFEVAAAAGDASVFDALVPSDEWSGGGSDGRVTLVAAIQVRDPSRRYEAVGAPMVAVIQSARLLGAAGHSAGRFKVRSLHVGGVQVRRAPSGAGGSAASWGAERQKLTAMQWMLAHGPARVGRRAATPTAQARVQRPDVVWSLSSRVLAGMWLKTVRNPDVRIGTSSNGVAV
- the LOC120651834 gene encoding protein PLASTID MOVEMENT IMPAIRED 1-like isoform X2, which translates into the protein MAGSGGEVAPRPASYGTSLSDYLDGPSDLHRRAASLAIVRSAAGARDDGPRIVDGPGRDDRRTQSSRRASLSLWRSRAPASASDSWSSASGAGGGKGGGAAPASAWQSWRPVRALAHLGKRRAACLFSVEADAVRGLPGSMEGLRLAVTVRKAEARDGSAVQTVPCRVRGGAADLDETLFVRCNLFFTGGAGTGKPLKLEPRRFVVSVVAVEARGAASLLGAHTVDVSSLVLDSVARATSEGRRTRWVDRTFALSGKAAGGELLLKLGFQLMDDAGLSLYAQAASETTAADVFPAPSRARAHSKNSFSISSRPKPKLSPPDASISPSMRAYKQLLERLRIDENGDPVTSRKPAGDDEVSASTADAGDMCSLPEYEVVDKGVETVKEVVHYQAHRDVLRELDSIAEQIEAIEALMTNGMSPKAVDQQQQQQQLEADEEMVTVEFLRKLQVEIDKNSRLRQPVTTPRSQSPSPRTAGPPLVVPDLGRAIGPAVQTRDGGFLVSMNPFDLPLASRDGPPKLAMQVSRPFVLPSSLATTGFDVLQKMAAAGGADEVRGRLASLGGMDDITGKTPEQVGFEGIAEAVIGGRRTDQGATSSAARSVQVVRKLATALSVGRSERVATGIWSAGDDPETLEEVLAFSLQKLEAMAVDALAVQAEVADEDAPFEVAAAAGDASVFDALVPSDEWSGGGSDGRVTLVAAIQVRDPSRRYEAVGAPMVAVIQSARLLGAAGHSAGRFKVRSLHVGGVQVRRAPSGAGGSAASWGAERQKLTAMQWMLAHGPARVGRRAATPTAQARVQRPDVVWSLSSRVLAGMWLKTVRNPDVRIGTSSNGVAV